In Arthrobacter sp. SLBN-112, a genomic segment contains:
- a CDS encoding DUF3488 and transglutaminase-like domain-containing protein, with amino-acid sequence MTMAPARPADSGHEAHNNPAPPAGRARAGAYPWAMAVAISVAVCGAALSLNGVLRGWNWFWPALTTVLAVSLTLAAMRSVRAGPLLVAAGGFISLAAVLTLTFFRSSSFLWVFPTGATFPDLDRLMRRAGETVLSETAPVAPNAGIVMVVCAVLGLAVILVDALAVPLGMPAASGTGLLALLVVPAMIKPQSVGAWSFAATAAGYLLILACSQGFAPDGRIQPGAPRSPGLARRAALTGAVALVATLLLPLAIPGFDQGTFPQGSRLNPWGGTAGLNPMITLGSSLRAPDGSGRITYATNSATPLYLRSVTVDNFDGDSWGPDDRTASRVPLDGRIDPGYAVLADEQVRVVTAVDTGSFTSPYLPVPYAPETIRGLGGEWTWDPATLSIKGTDTTTRRQEYVVTSTEPKLSAALLAQASGPVRGIPDDFSRIPGNVPDIVKTTAKTVAGAAGTPYQKAMAIQRYLRSSEFTYSLQSPVQGGYDGNGLSVLADFLQQKSGYCIHYASAMAVMARLEGIPSRIAVGYAPGRLTGATITVAGQGALPEYEADARDAHAWPELYFQGLGWVPFEPTPSRGVVPDYAVDGPAPAVPDTLGNNDGLVPDAAPAPSASASATALPVPGGTGSGEGDAARVMPWLLSAAAVLGVLLLAAAPHLARSATRTRRLNPRSPDQAVPLAWNELTDLGTDYGLPAGPSESPRAYSARFRETLLGEPDGMDREAHQAVALLTSAFEHHRYGRPDDGSPPTRGRAHPAAQDIKAGVAALADSLRQNATLPRRLRAAWLPPSVIRRLGLLVDVPFRAAGTGIRKAFHVAAHARNSRSTAQDGAPVAGRPGAAADDGVRGTGGR; translated from the coding sequence ATGACTATGGCACCGGCCCGGCCTGCGGACAGCGGACATGAAGCCCACAACAATCCGGCACCGCCTGCGGGCCGTGCGAGGGCCGGTGCTTATCCATGGGCGATGGCGGTGGCGATTTCGGTGGCTGTCTGCGGGGCGGCCCTGTCGCTGAACGGCGTCCTCCGGGGCTGGAACTGGTTCTGGCCCGCCCTGACCACCGTACTGGCGGTCAGTTTGACCCTGGCAGCCATGCGTTCTGTCCGCGCCGGGCCCCTCCTGGTCGCGGCAGGCGGATTTATCTCCCTGGCTGCCGTCCTCACGCTGACGTTCTTCCGCAGTTCAAGTTTCCTCTGGGTTTTTCCAACCGGCGCCACCTTTCCCGACCTGGACCGGCTGATGCGGCGGGCCGGCGAGACCGTCCTGTCGGAGACGGCGCCGGTGGCTCCGAACGCTGGAATCGTGATGGTGGTCTGCGCCGTGCTTGGCCTGGCCGTCATCCTGGTGGATGCCCTCGCAGTGCCCCTCGGCATGCCGGCCGCCTCCGGGACGGGCCTGCTGGCGTTGCTGGTGGTTCCGGCCATGATCAAGCCCCAGAGCGTGGGCGCATGGAGCTTCGCTGCCACCGCAGCCGGCTACCTGTTGATCCTGGCCTGCAGCCAGGGGTTTGCCCCGGACGGACGGATACAGCCCGGCGCGCCCCGCAGCCCCGGCCTGGCCAGGCGCGCAGCGCTGACCGGGGCCGTGGCCCTGGTGGCCACCTTGCTGCTGCCACTTGCCATTCCCGGCTTCGACCAGGGCACCTTCCCGCAAGGGTCAAGGCTCAATCCGTGGGGCGGCACCGCCGGCCTGAACCCGATGATCACGCTGGGAAGCAGCCTCCGTGCACCGGACGGGAGCGGGAGGATCACCTACGCCACGAATTCGGCCACCCCCCTCTACCTGCGTTCGGTCACCGTCGACAACTTCGACGGCGACTCCTGGGGCCCGGATGACCGCACCGCGTCCCGGGTCCCGCTGGACGGCCGGATCGACCCCGGTTACGCAGTCCTCGCGGACGAGCAGGTGCGCGTGGTCACCGCCGTCGACACCGGATCCTTCACGAGTCCCTACCTGCCGGTCCCCTATGCGCCGGAAACCATCCGGGGCCTCGGCGGCGAGTGGACGTGGGACCCTGCCACCCTGAGCATCAAAGGTACCGACACCACCACCCGGCGCCAGGAATACGTCGTGACGTCGACGGAGCCAAAGCTCTCGGCCGCCCTCCTTGCCCAGGCTTCCGGGCCCGTCCGCGGTATCCCTGACGACTTCAGCCGGATTCCGGGCAATGTCCCGGACATCGTCAAAACCACCGCCAAGACAGTAGCCGGTGCCGCAGGGACACCGTACCAAAAGGCCATGGCCATCCAGAGGTACCTGCGATCCTCCGAGTTCACGTACTCCCTGCAGTCCCCGGTACAGGGCGGCTATGACGGAAACGGCCTCTCTGTCCTGGCGGACTTCCTGCAGCAAAAGAGCGGATACTGCATCCACTACGCCTCCGCCATGGCCGTAATGGCGCGGCTGGAAGGAATTCCCAGCAGGATCGCCGTGGGCTATGCCCCCGGCAGGTTGACCGGGGCGACCATAACGGTGGCCGGGCAAGGTGCGCTCCCGGAATACGAGGCTGACGCCCGCGACGCCCACGCCTGGCCCGAGCTGTACTTCCAGGGCCTGGGCTGGGTTCCGTTCGAACCTACGCCGTCGCGGGGCGTGGTCCCGGACTACGCCGTCGACGGACCGGCGCCCGCCGTCCCGGATACCCTGGGCAACAATGACGGCCTCGTCCCGGATGCCGCCCCGGCGCCCTCCGCCTCCGCCAGCGCCACCGCCCTCCCGGTTCCCGGAGGCACCGGCAGCGGCGAGGGCGATGCCGCCCGCGTGATGCCGTGGCTCCTCAGTGCAGCCGCGGTGCTGGGCGTGCTGCTCCTGGCGGCCGCACCGCACCTGGCCCGTTCCGCCACCAGGACGCGGCGGCTGAACCCAAGATCGCCGGATCAGGCCGTCCCGCTGGCGTGGAATGAACTGACGGACCTTGGCACCGATTACGGCCTGCCGGCCGGACCCAGCGAGTCTCCCCGGGCGTATTCGGCCCGGTTCCGGGAAACCCTGCTGGGCGAACCCGACGGCATGGACCGTGAGGCACACCAGGCCGTGGCATTGCTCACCTCCGCCTTCGAGCACCACAGGTACGGCCGCCCGGACGACGGCTCCCCGCCGACCCGCGGCCGGGCGCACCCGGCCGCCCAGGACATCAAGGCCGGAGTCGCCGCCCTGGCGGACTCCCTCCGGCAGAACGCCACCCTGCCCCGCCGCCTGCGGGCGGCCTGGCTTCCTCCGTCGGTCATCCGCAGGTTGGGTCTGCTCGTTGACGTGCCGTTCCGGGCGGCCGGCACGGGCATCCGGAAAGCCTTCCACGTGGCCGCCCATGCCCGAAACAGCCGTTCCACCGCACAGGACGGAGCACCGGTTGCGGGACGTCCGGGGGCAGCGGCGGACGACGGCGTTCGCGGGACGGGCGGGCGGTAA
- a CDS encoding NAD-dependent succinate-semialdehyde dehydrogenase yields MTVTAQPAVTAERETRLLASVPTGLLINGEWRDAASGKTFDVEDPATGKVLLSIADAGPEDGAAALDAAAAAQESWAKVPPRERGEILRRAFDLVTERAEDFALLMTLEMGKPLAEARGEVTYGAEFLRWFSEEAVRAFGRYSVSPDGKSRLLVTKKPVGPCLLITPWNFPLAMATRKIAPAVAAGCTMVLKSANLTPLTSQLFAAVMQEAGLPAGVLNVIPTSTAGATTGPLIKDSRLRKLSFTGSTEVGRRLLSDASETVLRTSMELGGNAPFVVFEDADLDAAVTGAMLAKLRNMGEACTAANRFIVHESVATEFAEKFAAKMKDMTTARGTEPESKVGPLIDAKSRDKVHELVSDAVASGAKAVLGGAPVEGPGYFYQPTILSGVTEGTRILSEEIFGPVAPIITFSSEDEAVRLANNTEYGLVAYVFTKDLNRGIRMGERLETGMLGLNAGVISNAAAPFGGVKQSGLGREGGLEGIEEYLYTQYIGIADPYAG; encoded by the coding sequence GTGACTGTCACTGCACAGCCGGCCGTTACCGCCGAGCGCGAAACCCGGCTTTTGGCCTCCGTTCCCACCGGGCTGCTCATCAACGGTGAGTGGCGCGACGCCGCTTCGGGCAAGACGTTCGACGTCGAGGACCCCGCTACCGGGAAGGTGCTGCTGAGCATCGCCGACGCCGGCCCCGAGGATGGTGCTGCAGCCCTGGACGCGGCCGCTGCGGCCCAGGAATCCTGGGCGAAGGTGCCGCCCCGTGAACGCGGCGAAATCCTCCGCCGGGCCTTCGACCTCGTGACCGAACGGGCCGAGGACTTCGCACTGCTGATGACCCTGGAAATGGGCAAGCCGCTGGCCGAGGCCCGCGGCGAAGTAACGTACGGCGCTGAGTTCCTGCGCTGGTTCTCCGAGGAAGCCGTCCGGGCCTTCGGCCGGTACTCGGTCTCCCCGGACGGCAAGTCCCGGCTGCTGGTGACCAAGAAGCCGGTGGGCCCGTGCCTGCTGATCACGCCGTGGAACTTCCCGCTGGCCATGGCCACCCGCAAGATCGCCCCGGCCGTGGCCGCCGGCTGCACCATGGTGCTGAAGTCCGCCAACCTGACGCCGCTGACGTCCCAGCTGTTCGCCGCCGTGATGCAGGAAGCCGGCCTGCCCGCCGGTGTCCTGAACGTCATCCCGACCTCGACGGCCGGGGCCACCACCGGGCCGCTGATCAAGGACTCCCGGCTGCGCAAGCTCTCCTTCACCGGCTCCACCGAAGTGGGCCGGCGCCTGCTCTCGGACGCATCCGAGACCGTGCTGCGGACCTCCATGGAACTGGGCGGGAACGCCCCGTTCGTGGTCTTCGAGGACGCCGACCTGGATGCGGCCGTGACCGGTGCCATGCTGGCGAAGCTGCGGAACATGGGTGAGGCCTGCACCGCCGCCAACCGGTTCATCGTGCACGAGTCCGTGGCAACCGAATTCGCGGAGAAGTTCGCTGCGAAAATGAAGGACATGACTACCGCCCGCGGTACCGAACCCGAGTCCAAGGTGGGCCCGCTGATCGATGCCAAGAGCCGGGACAAGGTCCACGAGCTGGTCTCCGATGCCGTCGCCTCCGGTGCCAAAGCCGTCCTGGGCGGCGCACCGGTGGAAGGGCCGGGCTACTTCTACCAGCCCACCATCCTCTCCGGCGTCACTGAGGGCACCCGGATCCTCTCCGAGGAAATCTTCGGCCCCGTTGCCCCGATCATCACCTTCAGCAGCGAGGACGAAGCGGTGAGGCTGGCCAACAACACCGAATACGGGCTGGTGGCCTACGTCTTCACCAAGGACCTCAACCGAGGCATCCGTATGGGTGAGCGGCTCGAGACCGGCATGCTCGGCCTGAACGCCGGCGTCATCTCCAACGCCGCTGCACCGTTCGGCGGAGTCAAGCAGTCCGGACTGGGCCGCGAAGGCGGCCTCGAAGGCATCGAGGAATACCTCTACACCCAGTACATCGGCATCGCCGACCCCTACGCGGGATAG
- the rsmI gene encoding 16S rRNA (cytidine(1402)-2'-O)-methyltransferase, with the protein MDPNPSTLPDPGPSTTGRIVLAATPIGNTGDASARLVELLGTADIVAAEDTRRLHRLVQSLGVEVSGRVISYHEHNEATRTAELLDQVRAGSTLVMVTDAGMPAVSDPGFRLVEGAIAAGLPVTAVPGPSAVLTALALSGLPTDRFCFEGFLPRKAGERASRLADLSAERRTMVFFEAPHRLEAMLRALRERFGPDRPIAVCRELTKTYEEVIRGTIGELLQWAEGNEVRGEIAVVLGGAPEQAAGKPEDHVAAVNELVAQGIRLKEAVAAVAEDVRVSKRELYSAVLAAR; encoded by the coding sequence GTGGACCCGAACCCCAGCACCCTTCCTGATCCAGGCCCGTCGACGACGGGACGGATTGTCCTTGCCGCCACCCCGATCGGGAATACCGGTGATGCCTCCGCGCGCCTCGTGGAACTGCTGGGCACCGCCGACATCGTGGCGGCAGAGGACACCCGCCGCCTGCACCGCCTGGTCCAGAGCCTGGGGGTGGAAGTGTCCGGCCGGGTTATCAGCTACCACGAGCACAATGAGGCAACCAGGACGGCCGAGCTCCTTGACCAGGTGCGGGCGGGCAGCACGCTGGTCATGGTGACCGACGCGGGCATGCCGGCGGTCTCAGACCCCGGCTTCCGGCTGGTGGAGGGCGCCATCGCGGCCGGACTTCCCGTCACTGCGGTTCCGGGTCCCTCCGCGGTGCTCACTGCCCTGGCGCTGTCCGGCCTGCCCACAGACAGGTTCTGCTTTGAAGGGTTCCTTCCCCGCAAGGCAGGCGAACGGGCGTCGCGACTGGCTGACCTCTCCGCGGAGCGCCGCACCATGGTGTTCTTCGAGGCCCCGCACCGGCTGGAAGCCATGCTCCGGGCGCTGCGGGAGCGGTTCGGTCCGGACCGGCCCATCGCGGTGTGCCGTGAACTGACCAAAACGTACGAGGAAGTGATCCGCGGAACCATCGGCGAACTCCTCCAGTGGGCGGAAGGTAACGAGGTCCGCGGCGAGATCGCGGTGGTCCTGGGCGGGGCTCCGGAACAGGCGGCCGGGAAGCCGGAGGACCACGTCGCTGCCGTCAACGAGCTGGTGGCCCAGGGCATCCGGCTGAAGGAGGCCGTGGCCGCGGTTGCCGAGGACGTCCGGGTCAGCAAGCGCGAGCTCTACTCGGCAGTCCTCGCCGCCCGCTGA
- a CDS encoding phospholipid carrier-dependent glycosyltransferase yields the protein MGLVTQTSTRPAGAGEPTRPPSPAGAAATAVEGKEQAHRWISRPDEAFTVPALTARLLGAHSSWRDYPASLRLWFVLVPVLTALIGGVLRFVHLEVPHKLVFDETYYVKDAYSYLISGYERSWPDKANDSFNTGNPDVLLNTPEYVVHPPVGKWMIAAGMWLFGPDNPFGWRFAAALTGTLTVLLVSLIALKLFRSLPLAGAAGLLLAVDGHHLVMSRTSLLDIFLTFWILAAFGALLMDRDDGRRRLAARLARTAAANGGQPPGGALLAGPWLGVRWWRVAAGICLGLAVGTKWSGLFFLAGFGILTVLWDLNARRVAGIRGWISGGVIRDGIPAFGALVPVAGIVYSATWTGWFLSDNAYFRHWAESNPSTEWGWLPDSVRSLIHYHLEAYKFHQGLSSEHPYQASPWSWLVMGRPTSFFYESPPQGTPGCDVEKCTSAILSVGNPLIWWAAAISLVVLLFWWAGRRDWRAGAVLAGVAAGYLPWFMYPERTMFYFYAVSFEPFLILALVYCLGLVLGRATDPPWRLRSGLYLVALYLAAVVLLSAFFYPIWTAEVIPYVDWKVRMWMPSWI from the coding sequence ATGGGGCTCGTGACGCAGACCTCGACGCGGCCGGCCGGCGCCGGTGAACCCACCCGGCCGCCGTCCCCGGCCGGAGCTGCGGCAACAGCCGTGGAGGGCAAGGAGCAGGCCCATCGATGGATCAGCCGGCCGGACGAGGCGTTTACCGTCCCGGCCCTGACGGCACGGCTTCTGGGCGCGCACTCGTCCTGGCGGGACTACCCGGCGTCGCTGCGCCTGTGGTTCGTCCTGGTCCCTGTCCTGACGGCGCTCATCGGCGGTGTCCTCCGGTTCGTCCACCTCGAGGTGCCGCACAAGCTGGTGTTCGACGAGACGTACTACGTCAAGGATGCGTACTCCTACCTGATCAGCGGTTACGAGCGGAGCTGGCCGGACAAGGCCAACGACTCGTTCAACACCGGCAACCCCGATGTCTTGTTGAACACCCCGGAGTACGTCGTCCATCCGCCGGTGGGCAAATGGATGATCGCGGCAGGCATGTGGCTCTTCGGGCCGGACAATCCGTTCGGCTGGCGCTTCGCAGCGGCGCTGACGGGGACCCTCACGGTGCTGCTGGTGTCGCTGATCGCCTTGAAACTGTTCCGTTCCCTTCCGTTGGCGGGCGCCGCGGGGCTGCTCCTCGCCGTCGACGGCCACCACCTGGTGATGTCCCGCACATCGCTCCTGGACATCTTCCTGACGTTCTGGATCCTCGCCGCGTTCGGCGCCCTGCTCATGGACCGGGACGACGGGCGCCGTCGGCTGGCAGCGCGGCTGGCGCGGACTGCCGCCGCGAACGGCGGACAACCGCCGGGCGGGGCCCTGCTGGCCGGGCCCTGGCTTGGGGTCCGTTGGTGGCGGGTCGCCGCCGGGATCTGCCTGGGCCTGGCAGTGGGCACCAAGTGGTCAGGCCTCTTCTTCCTCGCCGGGTTCGGTATCCTCACGGTGCTCTGGGACCTCAACGCGCGCCGGGTAGCGGGCATCCGGGGCTGGATCAGCGGCGGTGTCATCCGTGACGGCATCCCCGCCTTCGGCGCGTTGGTACCCGTGGCAGGCATCGTTTACTCGGCCACGTGGACTGGCTGGTTCCTCTCGGACAACGCCTACTTCCGCCACTGGGCCGAGAGCAATCCCTCCACCGAGTGGGGTTGGCTCCCCGATTCCGTCCGGTCCCTCATCCACTACCACCTGGAAGCCTACAAGTTCCACCAGGGCCTGAGCTCCGAGCACCCGTACCAGGCAAGCCCCTGGAGCTGGCTGGTGATGGGACGGCCGACGTCGTTCTTCTATGAGTCCCCTCCGCAGGGCACCCCCGGCTGCGACGTGGAAAAGTGCACCTCCGCCATCTTGTCCGTTGGAAACCCCCTGATCTGGTGGGCGGCCGCCATCTCCCTGGTGGTCCTGCTGTTCTGGTGGGCGGGCCGCCGGGACTGGCGCGCGGGCGCGGTGCTGGCGGGCGTGGCGGCGGGATACCTGCCGTGGTTCATGTACCCCGAGCGCACCATGTTCTACTTCTACGCGGTGTCCTTTGAGCCCTTCCTGATCCTTGCCCTGGTGTATTGCCTGGGCCTGGTCCTGGGCCGCGCCACCGACCCGCCCTGGCGGCTCCGCTCCGGCCTGTACCTGGTGGCGCTGTACCTTGCCGCCGTCGTCCTGCTTTCGGCGTTCTTCTACCCGATCTGGACCGCCGAAGTCATCCCCTATGTCGACTGGAAAGTCCGGATGTGGATGCCGTCCTGGATCTAG
- a CDS encoding AMP-dependent synthetase/ligase, which yields MREASTELLVELDANSNVTDLLLEQHAANPAHALYRRKGPNGWVDVSAQKFLQDVSALAKGLIAGGLEPGDTVAVMARTSYEWTLVDFAIWFAGGVTVPIYETSSASQVEWIIQDAGVRRVFAGDHATVQLVAGVLAGSAALRDRLVNVVRMDYDGEAPDLASLAAAGAGVSDAELERQRSRARLDDLASLVYTSGTTGKPKGCEITHGNFALVAKNIVAFLPEILQKDQARTLMFLPLAHVLARAVQVVCLTAGATLGHTPGAAQLLEDLGSFRPTFLLVVPRIFEKVRATAAHKAAVAGKGRLFEAASAAAIEFSRAQDRQNRGEGPGPGLLNRVRHAVFDRLVYPRLRQALGGEVGYTVSGASPLASEDAHFFRGVGIPVLEGYGLTETTAPCTANTPSRTKVGTVGIPVPGTTIRVAEDGEILVKGIGVFRGYHANPAANAEAFVDGFLRTGDLGVLDKDGFLTVTGRKKDLLVTAGGKNVAPGPLEEKIRAHQLVGHAVVVGDGKPFVSALLTLDPEGVANWRAERGLPPLALSEATRDPQVLAAVQEAVDLANQLVSKAESVRTFALLNTEFSVESGHLTPSLKLKRAAVVKEYQAEIARIYG from the coding sequence GTGAGAGAAGCGAGCACGGAACTGCTGGTTGAGCTTGATGCCAACAGCAACGTGACTGACCTGCTGCTGGAGCAGCACGCCGCCAACCCGGCCCACGCCCTGTACCGGCGCAAGGGCCCAAACGGCTGGGTGGACGTTTCCGCGCAGAAGTTCCTCCAGGACGTCAGCGCCCTGGCCAAAGGGCTCATCGCCGGCGGCCTCGAACCCGGCGACACGGTGGCCGTGATGGCCCGTACCTCCTATGAGTGGACACTGGTGGACTTTGCCATCTGGTTCGCCGGCGGCGTCACCGTGCCGATCTACGAAACGTCATCCGCCAGCCAGGTGGAGTGGATCATCCAGGACGCTGGGGTCCGCCGGGTGTTCGCCGGTGACCACGCCACGGTGCAGCTCGTGGCCGGCGTCCTGGCCGGCTCTGCCGCGCTCAGGGACCGCCTGGTCAACGTGGTGCGGATGGATTACGACGGCGAGGCCCCGGACCTTGCCAGCCTCGCCGCTGCCGGCGCAGGGGTCAGCGACGCCGAGCTGGAACGGCAGCGCAGCCGCGCCCGCCTGGACGACCTGGCGTCCCTGGTGTACACGTCGGGCACCACGGGCAAGCCCAAGGGATGCGAGATCACGCACGGGAACTTCGCACTGGTAGCCAAGAACATCGTTGCGTTCCTGCCGGAAATCCTGCAAAAGGACCAGGCACGCACGCTGATGTTCCTTCCGTTGGCCCATGTGCTGGCACGGGCCGTGCAGGTGGTGTGCCTTACCGCCGGGGCAACCCTGGGGCACACTCCCGGCGCTGCGCAGTTGCTGGAGGATCTTGGCTCGTTCCGGCCGACGTTCCTGTTGGTGGTGCCGCGGATCTTCGAGAAAGTCCGGGCAACGGCGGCGCACAAGGCCGCGGTGGCGGGCAAGGGCCGGCTGTTCGAGGCTGCCTCGGCGGCAGCCATCGAGTTCTCACGGGCGCAGGACCGGCAGAACCGCGGAGAGGGTCCCGGCCCCGGGCTGCTCAACCGCGTGCGGCACGCCGTGTTCGACCGGTTGGTCTATCCCCGGCTGCGGCAGGCGCTCGGTGGCGAGGTGGGATACACCGTATCGGGAGCCAGTCCACTTGCCTCCGAGGACGCGCACTTCTTCAGGGGCGTGGGCATTCCCGTCCTGGAAGGTTATGGGCTCACCGAAACCACGGCACCGTGCACAGCCAACACCCCGTCCCGCACGAAGGTGGGGACGGTGGGGATCCCCGTCCCGGGCACCACCATCCGTGTGGCCGAGGACGGCGAGATCCTGGTCAAGGGAATCGGCGTGTTCCGGGGTTACCACGCCAACCCGGCCGCGAATGCCGAGGCGTTCGTGGACGGCTTCTTGAGGACCGGAGACCTTGGCGTGCTGGACAAGGACGGCTTCCTCACCGTCACCGGCCGGAAGAAGGACCTGCTGGTCACCGCGGGCGGCAAGAACGTGGCGCCGGGGCCGCTGGAAGAGAAGATCCGAGCCCATCAGCTGGTGGGCCATGCGGTGGTGGTGGGTGACGGGAAGCCGTTCGTGTCCGCTTTACTCACCCTGGACCCGGAAGGCGTGGCCAACTGGCGGGCCGAGCGTGGCCTGCCCCCGCTCGCCCTCAGCGAAGCCACTCGCGATCCCCAGGTCCTGGCCGCCGTGCAGGAAGCGGTGGACCTGGCCAACCAGTTGGTGTCCAAGGCCGAGTCGGTGCGGACTTTTGCGCTGCTCAATACCGAATTCAGCGTGGAATCCGGGCACCTGACGCCGTCGTTGAAACTGAAGCGT